One Streptomyces sp. V4I8 genomic window carries:
- a CDS encoding ROK family protein gives MSSTRRAETFPANTPAASQIFTTVLSHGPLTRLEVARRAGLSPAAVTKAVRPLIEAGYLVEDADEPARPALGRPANPVRVDGGRALFIGVKVTGDEIIGVLTDLCCRIRVARHAPLPDREPKGVLASVAELAAELLTVAGDLGVPVLGLGIAVSGDVDRGAGVVRYSPFLEWRDVPLAELAAATTGLPVTVDNDVRALTVAEQWFGAGVGLSDFAVVTVGAGIGCGLVVHGRVVAGAQGVAGEIGHVTVDPAGPPCHCGNRGCVEAIAGDAAILRRIRETTGLEVADTAEAVALAHQGNAGAREAYARAGEAIGRGIATVANLLGPERVVISGEGLAAHDLFAEQIRDTFAAAAFGSAAQCDVRTRPLPFEEWARGAAATAIQSFIRADQQHQNR, from the coding sequence ATGTCCTCGACCCGCCGCGCCGAGACGTTCCCGGCGAACACGCCGGCCGCCTCGCAGATCTTCACCACCGTTCTGTCCCACGGGCCGCTCACCCGCCTGGAGGTGGCCCGGCGGGCAGGGCTGTCCCCGGCCGCCGTCACCAAGGCGGTGCGGCCCCTGATCGAGGCCGGCTACCTGGTGGAGGACGCGGACGAGCCAGCCCGGCCCGCGCTAGGCCGCCCCGCCAACCCGGTGCGGGTCGACGGGGGACGGGCGCTGTTCATCGGCGTCAAGGTGACCGGCGACGAGATCATCGGCGTCCTCACCGACCTGTGCTGCCGCATCCGCGTCGCCCGGCACGCCCCGCTCCCGGACCGGGAACCGAAGGGCGTGCTGGCCTCGGTCGCCGAGCTGGCGGCTGAACTGCTCACCGTGGCGGGCGACTTGGGCGTACCGGTCCTTGGCCTCGGCATCGCCGTCTCCGGTGATGTGGACCGTGGCGCGGGCGTCGTGCGCTACTCACCGTTCCTGGAGTGGCGGGACGTGCCCCTCGCCGAACTCGCCGCCGCGACCACCGGGTTGCCGGTCACCGTCGACAACGACGTACGGGCCCTCACCGTCGCCGAGCAGTGGTTCGGCGCCGGCGTGGGGCTGTCCGACTTCGCCGTGGTGACCGTCGGCGCCGGTATCGGGTGCGGCCTCGTGGTGCACGGCCGGGTGGTCGCCGGTGCGCAGGGGGTGGCCGGCGAGATCGGCCATGTGACCGTCGACCCGGCAGGGCCGCCCTGCCACTGCGGCAACCGCGGCTGCGTGGAGGCCATCGCGGGAGACGCCGCGATCCTGCGGCGGATCCGCGAGACCACCGGCCTCGAAGTCGCCGACACCGCCGAGGCCGTGGCGCTGGCCCACCAGGGCAACGCCGGGGCCCGCGAGGCCTATGCGCGGGCGGGCGAGGCGATCGGCCGCGGTATCGCCACCGTGGCCAACCTGCTCGGCCCCGAGCGGGTGGTCATCTCCGGCGAGGGCCTCGCCGCCCACGACCTGTTCGCCGAACAGATCCGCGACACCTTCGCCGCGGCCGCGTTCGGCTCCGCCGCCCAGTGCGACGTACGGACCCGCCCGCTGCCCTTCGAGGAGTGGGCGCGCGGGGCCGCGGCCACCGCGATCCAGTCCTTCATCAGAGCCGACCAGCAGCACCAGAACCGCTGA
- a CDS encoding serine hydrolase domain-containing protein has protein sequence MVSATVVRGTAMAAALVSLLAVPAHAVPGEAVPAHAAPGEPGATTVDAEVGALPAPYVTGVWNVLRGAQRQGAPGAIARLDDRGTVHWAAVGVADRKSRRAISNADRFRIGSVTKIFSAVVLLQLADEKKLKLDAPVNRYLPGLLPDDRITVRHVLSHRSGLHDYTNEMFARTVPGFEAVRSKVFTYRQLVNRSLSKPRTTGPGGAYSYSNTNFVVAGMLIEKLTGNSVRTEYQNRIIKPLRLGDTFYVHPGKKIPGRHARGYLTPDAAGAALVDATEQTVSWAQSAGAVISTTQDLNTFLSALLGGRLTSRAQLAQMQRWVPAGSTQAYGLGLRRRDLSCGVSVYGHTGAVQGYYTYAFASKDGRRSLAALANASNNGAVLNSMLGTLESAFCGKPVKQTKQTKQIEQRRASAPVERYEDIAPGLRVPLGHRIPSDADSD, from the coding sequence ATGGTCTCAGCAACGGTGGTCAGAGGTACGGCGATGGCGGCTGCCCTGGTGTCGCTCCTGGCGGTTCCCGCCCACGCCGTACCCGGGGAGGCGGTTCCCGCCCACGCCGCTCCCGGGGAACCCGGCGCCACCACGGTCGACGCCGAGGTGGGCGCCCTGCCCGCCCCGTACGTCACCGGCGTCTGGAACGTCCTGCGCGGCGCGCAGCGGCAGGGCGCTCCCGGCGCGATCGCGCGTCTCGACGACCGGGGCACGGTCCACTGGGCGGCCGTCGGAGTCGCCGACCGAAAGTCCCGTCGGGCGATCAGCAACGCCGACCGGTTCCGCATCGGCAGCGTCACCAAGATCTTCTCGGCCGTCGTCCTGCTGCAACTGGCCGACGAGAAGAAGCTGAAGCTCGACGCCCCGGTCAACCGCTATCTGCCGGGGCTGCTGCCCGACGACCGCATCACGGTGCGGCATGTCCTCAGCCACCGCAGCGGCCTGCACGACTACACCAACGAGATGTTCGCGCGGACGGTTCCCGGCTTCGAGGCGGTCCGCAGCAAGGTCTTCACCTACCGGCAGCTGGTGAACCGGTCCCTGAGCAAGCCACGGACCACCGGGCCCGGTGGCGCGTACTCCTACTCCAACACCAACTTCGTCGTCGCCGGGATGCTCATCGAGAAACTGACCGGGAACTCGGTGCGGACCGAGTACCAGAACCGGATCATCAAGCCGCTGCGGCTGGGCGACACGTTCTATGTGCACCCCGGCAAGAAGATCCCCGGCCGGCACGCCCGCGGCTATCTCACCCCGGACGCGGCGGGTGCGGCACTCGTCGACGCCACCGAGCAGACGGTGTCCTGGGCCCAGAGCGCGGGCGCGGTCATCTCCACCACGCAGGACCTCAACACCTTCCTCTCGGCGCTGCTCGGCGGCCGGCTGACCTCCAGGGCCCAGCTGGCCCAGATGCAGCGGTGGGTGCCCGCGGGCAGCACGCAGGCGTACGGGCTCGGACTGCGGCGCCGTGACCTGTCGTGCGGGGTCTCCGTGTACGGCCACACGGGTGCCGTCCAGGGCTACTACACGTACGCGTTCGCGTCCAAGGACGGCAGGCGCAGCCTGGCCGCGCTCGCCAACGCGTCCAACAACGGCGCGGTTCTCAACTCCATGCTGGGCACCCTGGAGTCCGCGTTCTGCGGCAAGCCGGTGAAGCAGACGAAGCAGACGAAGCAGATCGAGCAGCGGCGTGCTTCCGCGCCGGTCGAACGGTACGAGGACATCGCGCCGGGCCTCCGGGTCCCGCTGGGCCACCGGATCCCTTCGGACGCCGACTCGGACTGA
- a CDS encoding AIM24 family protein, whose product MKGDLFSSEHMVQPATAPGMTIENAKCIKYAVNGEMHARQGAMVAYRGNLQFERKGQGVGGMLKRAMTGEGLPLMAVRGQGEAWFAHEAQNCFVVDVDPGDEFTVNGRNVLCFDASLSYRIATVKGAGITGGGLFNSVFSGHGKLGLVCEGNPLVIPVSPQYPVYVDTDAVVGWTAGLQTSLHRSQSLGSMLRGGSGEAVQLMLEGQGFVVVRPSEATPQKAQQH is encoded by the coding sequence ATGAAGGGTGACCTCTTTTCCAGCGAGCACATGGTCCAGCCCGCCACCGCGCCGGGCATGACGATCGAGAACGCCAAGTGCATCAAGTACGCGGTGAACGGTGAGATGCACGCCCGGCAGGGCGCGATGGTCGCCTACCGCGGCAACCTCCAGTTCGAGCGCAAGGGCCAGGGCGTGGGCGGCATGCTCAAGCGGGCCATGACCGGTGAGGGGCTGCCGCTGATGGCGGTGCGCGGACAGGGCGAGGCCTGGTTCGCGCACGAGGCGCAGAACTGCTTCGTCGTCGACGTCGACCCCGGCGACGAGTTCACGGTCAACGGCCGCAACGTCCTGTGTTTCGACGCCTCGTTGTCGTACCGGATAGCGACGGTGAAGGGCGCGGGCATCACCGGCGGCGGCCTGTTCAACAGCGTCTTCTCGGGGCACGGCAAGCTGGGGCTGGTGTGTGAGGGCAACCCGCTCGTCATCCCGGTCTCGCCGCAGTACCCGGTGTACGTCGACACGGACGCGGTGGTCGGCTGGACCGCCGGACTGCAGACCTCGCTGCACCGTTCGCAGTCCCTCGGCTCGATGCTGCGCGGCGGGTCCGGGGAGGCCGTGCAGTTGATGCTGGAGGGTCAGGGCTTTGTGGTCGTACGGCCGAGTGAGGCGACCCCGCAGAAGGCCCAGCAGCACTGA
- a CDS encoding tetratricopeptide repeat protein codes for MYGKAFAPEYQGSLTKLSVNSSLTDVLAAGTEQLRAAERDGQHGEAARSGLAVAEAHRRLGQVGDAERAWKASYRAAREAGDTAAMAWALWSGGTLARQRGAFALARRLLQLAADLGELGGDIVVRGYSLAGLAETGRIQGDYEAVHRLHEQLLAEARRRGEARHTVWALEGIAQIHRNTGSYDTAYALFEEAAEIAARAEDRRGHAWALRGLADIVSVRDGDTERALELLSEAETSCRAMKLSSALAYNHKMRGNVFYRAGRYAEARGLYERALAEFRAMSEPRGEALSRLGLVKSRAQLGRDRAETAAELAELAQVLERIGLRHAREMVARAQEEFGAVEAAAGSAVAGAGAVAGAVAAR; via the coding sequence ATGTACGGCAAGGCATTCGCCCCGGAGTACCAGGGCTCCCTGACCAAGCTGTCCGTGAACTCCTCGCTGACGGACGTACTGGCCGCCGGCACCGAGCAGTTGAGAGCGGCCGAGCGGGACGGGCAGCACGGCGAGGCGGCGCGCTCGGGACTCGCGGTCGCCGAGGCGCACCGTCGGCTGGGTCAGGTCGGGGACGCGGAGCGGGCCTGGAAGGCGAGCTACCGCGCCGCCCGGGAGGCCGGCGACACCGCGGCGATGGCCTGGGCGCTGTGGAGCGGCGGCACTCTCGCCCGGCAGCGCGGCGCGTTCGCCCTCGCCCGGCGGCTGCTCCAGCTGGCGGCGGACCTCGGCGAGCTCGGTGGCGACATCGTCGTACGCGGCTACTCCCTGGCCGGTCTGGCCGAGACCGGCCGTATCCAGGGTGACTACGAGGCCGTCCACCGGCTGCACGAGCAGTTGTTGGCCGAGGCCCGGCGGCGCGGCGAGGCGCGGCACACCGTGTGGGCGCTGGAGGGCATCGCCCAGATCCATCGCAACACCGGCTCGTACGACACCGCGTACGCCCTGTTCGAGGAGGCGGCCGAGATCGCCGCGCGCGCCGAGGACCGGCGCGGACACGCCTGGGCGCTGCGCGGGCTCGCCGACATAGTCTCCGTGCGCGACGGCGACACGGAGCGGGCGCTGGAGCTGCTGTCCGAGGCGGAGACCAGCTGCCGGGCGATGAAACTGTCCAGCGCGCTGGCCTACAACCACAAGATGCGCGGCAACGTCTTCTATCGCGCCGGTCGTTACGCCGAGGCCCGCGGCCTGTACGAGCGGGCGCTCGCGGAGTTCCGTGCCATGAGCGAGCCGCGCGGGGAGGCGCTGTCCCGGCTGGGGCTGGTCAAGTCGCGGGCGCAGCTGGGGCGCGACCGCGCCGAGACCGCCGCCGAACTGGCCGAGCTGGCCCAAGTGTTGGAGCGGATCGGACTGCGGCACGCCCGGGAGATGGTGGCGCGGGCGCAGGAGGAGTTCGGCGCCGTGGAGGCCGCCGCGGGAAGTGCCGTGGCGGGCGCCGGAGCGGTGGCCGGGGCGGTGGCCGCACGGTGA
- a CDS encoding polyprenyl synthetase family protein, whose translation MTTFPSAVQAPAGARQVLDRCRALVRPALREAVARTHPWVGEMAAYSFGWCEVGGAPAAASGGKGVRQALAVLGAEAAGAPGRVAVPGAVAVELVHAFSLLHDDIMDGDTSRRGRPTVWQAYGTGSAVLAGDALFALAVETLAMAPAGPRAVRLLSVALQDLVRGQADDLLFTTRPWTGPERVRPDEYRTMAEHKTGALLGCAAALGALLGGAPPATVTALDRAGRHLGIAFQMVDDLLGIWGDPEVTGKPVHGDLRERKKTFPALAALGSPAAGRLSVLLESAADAGEVAALIEEAGGRSATLAEARRHVTAVEAALADVPLEAGAAGELRSLLDFLVRRDL comes from the coding sequence GTGACGACGTTCCCCTCCGCGGTACAGGCGCCGGCCGGTGCCCGCCAAGTCCTCGACCGCTGCCGCGCATTGGTGCGGCCCGCGCTGCGGGAGGCCGTGGCGCGGACGCATCCGTGGGTCGGTGAGATGGCCGCGTACTCCTTCGGCTGGTGCGAGGTGGGCGGTGCGCCGGCCGCCGCCTCCGGCGGGAAGGGCGTACGGCAGGCGCTGGCCGTACTCGGGGCCGAGGCGGCCGGTGCGCCCGGCCGGGTGGCGGTGCCCGGGGCGGTGGCGGTGGAGCTGGTGCACGCCTTCTCCCTGCTGCACGACGACATCATGGACGGCGACACGTCCCGGCGCGGCCGCCCCACCGTGTGGCAGGCGTACGGCACGGGATCCGCCGTCCTCGCGGGCGACGCGCTGTTCGCGCTGGCCGTCGAGACGCTCGCCATGGCACCGGCGGGCCCCCGGGCGGTACGGCTGCTGTCCGTGGCCTTGCAGGACCTGGTGCGCGGACAGGCCGACGACCTGCTGTTCACCACGCGTCCCTGGACGGGGCCGGAACGCGTGCGGCCGGACGAGTACCGGACGATGGCCGAGCACAAGACGGGCGCCCTGCTGGGCTGTGCCGCAGCGCTGGGCGCTCTGCTCGGCGGTGCGCCGCCCGCGACGGTCACCGCCCTCGACCGTGCGGGACGGCACCTGGGCATCGCCTTCCAGATGGTCGACGATCTGCTGGGCATCTGGGGCGATCCCGAGGTCACCGGCAAACCGGTGCACGGCGACCTGCGGGAGCGCAAGAAGACGTTCCCGGCGCTGGCCGCGCTCGGCTCGCCCGCCGCCGGTCGGCTCTCCGTGCTGCTGGAGTCGGCCGCCGACGCCGGCGAGGTGGCCGCGCTGATCGAGGAGGCGGGGGGCCGGTCGGCCACGCTCGCGGAGGCACGGCGTCATGTGACGGCCGTGGAGGCTGCTCTGGCCGATGTACCGCTGGAGGCAGGGGCCGCCGGGGAGCTGCGGTCGCTGCTTGACTTCCTGGTGCGGCGCGATCTGTGA
- a CDS encoding threonine/serine dehydratase → MIGISDVEAAADLIAGHVVHTPTVSSPGLSALLGVPVTAKLELLQRTGSFKARGATAKLLSLSDAQRAAGVVAVSGGNHGIALAMTAAALDVKATVVMPRSAPARAVEIARDAGASVRLTDDMDGAFSLVTRLRDEGLTLVHPFDDPLVIAGQGTVGLELADDAGELTDVIVSVGGGGLIAGVAVALRARRPDVRIWGVETEGAQAMSEALSAGGPVPVTLSSIVSTLSAPAVSRLTYDHVSALVDEVLVVPDREAVRGVLDLAEHAKVWTEPAAGCLLPAARRVLERVGDDARLGLVVCGGNATTGDVVRWAADFGLR, encoded by the coding sequence TTGATCGGGATCTCGGACGTCGAAGCCGCGGCCGACCTCATCGCCGGCCATGTCGTACACACCCCGACCGTATCCAGCCCGGGCCTGTCGGCCCTGCTCGGCGTCCCGGTGACGGCGAAGCTCGAACTTCTCCAGCGCACCGGCTCGTTCAAGGCCCGTGGGGCGACGGCGAAGCTGCTGTCGCTGAGCGACGCCCAGCGTGCGGCGGGGGTCGTGGCGGTCAGCGGGGGCAACCACGGCATCGCCCTCGCCATGACGGCCGCCGCCCTCGATGTGAAGGCCACCGTGGTGATGCCGCGTTCGGCGCCGGCCCGCGCCGTCGAGATCGCCCGGGACGCCGGGGCGTCGGTGCGGTTGACCGACGACATGGACGGGGCGTTCTCGCTCGTCACACGGCTGCGGGACGAGGGCCTGACGCTCGTCCACCCCTTCGACGACCCCTTGGTGATCGCCGGCCAGGGCACCGTCGGGCTGGAGCTGGCCGACGACGCCGGTGAACTCACCGACGTGATCGTCAGCGTCGGGGGCGGCGGGCTCATCGCGGGCGTCGCGGTCGCGCTGCGGGCCCGCCGTCCGGACGTACGGATCTGGGGCGTGGAGACCGAGGGCGCCCAGGCCATGTCCGAGGCGCTGTCGGCGGGCGGTCCGGTGCCGGTGACGCTGTCGTCGATCGTGTCGACGCTGAGCGCGCCGGCCGTGTCCCGGCTGACGTACGACCATGTGTCCGCCCTGGTCGACGAGGTGCTCGTGGTGCCGGACCGGGAGGCGGTGCGGGGCGTTCTCGATCTCGCCGAGCACGCCAAGGTGTGGACCGAGCCCGCCGCCGGCTGTCTGCTGCCCGCGGCCCGGCGGGTCCTGGAACGGGTCGGGGACGACGCCCGGCTCGGCCTGGTCGTGTGCGGGGGCAACGCGACGACCGGGGATGTAGTGCGCTGGGCCGCGGATTTCGGTCTTCGCTGA